In bacterium, the genomic stretch AACGAGGCCACGCGCAAGGTGAACGAGATGGTCGAGCAGGACATGGGCTCGGTCACCGGCGGCATGAACTTGCCCGGTCTGCCGGGGATGTAGGGTCGTGGATCACTCCACGCCGTCGGCCAACCACTTCCGGACCCACCGCGACGGCGGCGAGTTCCAGTCCCCGTCCCTGGAACGACTGGTGCGCGCCCTGAGCCGGTTGCCGGGCCTGGGCCGCAAGTCGGCCACGCGCATCGCGCTCGAACTCATCCAGCGCGACGGCGCGCTGCCCGTCGAACTCATCGACGCCCTGGCCGAGGCCCGCGAGCGGGTCCGCAACTGCAGCCGCTGCGGCGCGATCACCGAGACCGATCCCTGCTCCATATGCAGCTCCGCCAGACGCGATGCGCGGCTGCTCTGCGTCACCGCCTCGCCCGTGGACATCCTGTCGTTCGAGAAGGCGGGGTTCTTCCGCGGACGTTATTTTGTGCTGGGCAAGCTGCTGTCGCCGCTGGACGGCGTGCGCGTCGAGGATCTGCCCTTCGACCGGCTCGTCCGCCGTGTCGAGCAGGACGAGGTCGGCGAGCTGATCCTGGCTCTCGATGCCAGCGTGGAAGGCGAGGCGACGGCCCTCTACATCCAGCGGCTGTTCGCCGCCGCCGAGCTCAAGTTGACCCGCCTGGCCACCGGTATCCCGGTCGGCGGCGCCCTGGCCTACACCGACGAGGCCACCCTGCAGAGGGCCTTCCAGTTCCGCCGGGACTTCTGATTTCAAGTCCTTCTGTTTCCAGCCGATAGCTAGATCGAGAGTCCGCATTCCGGAAATGCGGTCCCGTGTCCCTGTTCGTCGAGAGGGCCGCCATGGCAGGGTCCGCCAGCCCAGTCCAGGACGAGGCATACCAGCGCATATGCGACGCGGC encodes the following:
- the recR gene encoding recombination mediator RecR, with amino-acid sequence MDHSTPSANHFRTHRDGGEFQSPSLERLVRALSRLPGLGRKSATRIALELIQRDGALPVELIDALAEARERVRNCSRCGAITETDPCSICSSARRDARLLCVTASPVDILSFEKAGFFRGRYFVLGKLLSPLDGVRVEDLPFDRLVRRVEQDEVGELILALDASVEGEATALYIQRLFAAAELKLTRLATGIPVGGALAYTDEATLQRAFQFRRDF